Proteins from a genomic interval of Siniperca chuatsi isolate FFG_IHB_CAS linkage group LG10, ASM2008510v1, whole genome shotgun sequence:
- the LOC122883519 gene encoding uncharacterized protein LOC122883519, which produces MKFSFVLFLLLDIPHLKGQQRIEEFEHILLRLAFPSFYNSYNKSCCKLYPGGCYKLLDSAGYTCDLLEGRVTKTEKDGWIEFKISDVRFVDGGYYRCIVLGTQNRIYRDYYFEVSEVSDHHSKAQPSLATTIKAPNTSTTFPDSTWPVLAQDHSDSPRYSGVPWSFGLPLAVIVSIAVMILITSVIGVVCCRVKAKCKQSDKYGETLCESLKQEAPEMSSIVYTTVDFRAHQKPTEVHANLRLHETQAGAPDSTWSSEHDGMVEYSTLAIHQ; this is translated from the exons ATATCCCTCATCTAAAAGGGCAGCAGAGGATTGAGGAGTTCGAACACATTCTGCTGAGACTCGCCTTTCCTTCGTTTTACAATAGTTACAACAAGTCCTGCTGTAAACTCTATCCAGGAGGATGTTACAAGCTGCTGGACAGTGCAGGATACACCTGTGATTTACTGGAGGGAAGAGTTACAAAAACTGAGAAGGACGGCTggatagaatttaaaatatcGGATGTGCGGTTTGTGGACGGAGGCTATTACAGATGTATTGTGCTGGGGACTCAAAATCGCATCTACAGAGATTACTATTTCGAGGTGTCTG AGGTTTCAGATCACCATAGCAAGGCTCAGCCTTCACTGGCAACAACCATCAAAGCCCCCAACACCTCCACAACATTCCCAGACTCCACTTGGCCTGTTCTGGCACAGGACCACAGTGACAGTCCCAGGTATTCAGGAGTTCCCTGGAGTTTTGGCCTGCCACTAGCGGTCATTGTGTCGATTGCAGTGATGATTTTGATCACTTCAGTTATTGGTGTAGTTTGCTGCAGAGTCAAGGCAAAATGTAAACAGTCAG aCAAATATGGAGAAACACTGTGTGAGTCACTGAAACAGGAGGCTCCG GAAATGAGTAGCATAGTCTACACAACAGTGGACTTCAGAGCTCACCAGAAACCAACAGAGGTGCATGCAAACCTGAGGCTGCACGAAACACAAGCGGGAGCCCCCGACTCGACCTGGAGCTCAGAGCATGATGGGATGGTGGAGTATTCCACACTGGCAATCCACCAGTGA